The Devosia sp. YIM 151766 genome includes a region encoding these proteins:
- a CDS encoding sigma-54 dependent transcriptional regulator: MTVTSGSDNALSGQLLLIDSDADSARSLGGALSAALLVAPQVCFAGNGRMAAEQLRQARFDIIIADLGSLADLAPGIENAMARLVRLAEGALVLAVADGGSVSAALAAMRAGAHDYLAKPVSGAALANRIGELAQRHGRPRCLGVGTGPEPVMADFAGFVGASSAMQFLYEQIGRVATSSAPVFITGESGTGKDVCAEALHEKGPRADKRFVAINCAAIPRDLMESELFGVVRGAFTGAHDDRKGAAELADGGTLFLDEVGEMDLSLQSKLLRFLQTGMLSRVGETAARKVDVRVICATNRNPMQLIAERKFREDLFYRLHVLPIHLPPLRQRPSDILVLARHFLARYAREEHKSFAGFTQEAAQQLTAADWPGNVRQLQNLIRRMVVMFDGGDIGAAMLRAADIESQAMMPAPVEAPRADQRPAILPMWRQEQRIIEDAIAAFGGNISLAAAALEISPSTIYRKRQGWAGLAAAG; encoded by the coding sequence ATGACGGTGACGAGCGGAAGCGACAACGCCCTGAGCGGCCAGCTCCTGCTGATCGACAGCGACGCCGATAGCGCGCGCAGCCTGGGCGGAGCCTTGAGCGCCGCCCTATTGGTGGCGCCGCAAGTCTGCTTCGCCGGCAATGGACGCATGGCGGCCGAGCAGCTGCGGCAGGCGCGGTTCGATATCATCATTGCCGATCTCGGCAGCCTGGCCGACCTGGCGCCGGGCATCGAGAACGCCATGGCCCGTCTGGTGCGGCTGGCCGAGGGGGCGCTGGTGCTGGCCGTGGCCGATGGCGGTTCGGTGAGCGCGGCGCTGGCGGCGATGCGGGCCGGCGCGCATGATTACCTGGCCAAGCCGGTCAGCGGCGCGGCCCTGGCCAATCGCATCGGCGAACTGGCGCAACGCCATGGACGGCCGCGCTGTCTCGGCGTCGGCACCGGACCCGAACCGGTCATGGCCGATTTCGCCGGCTTTGTCGGGGCGTCCAGCGCCATGCAATTTCTCTATGAGCAGATCGGGCGGGTCGCCACGTCGTCGGCGCCGGTCTTCATCACCGGCGAAAGCGGCACCGGCAAGGATGTGTGCGCCGAAGCCCTGCATGAAAAGGGGCCGCGCGCCGACAAGCGCTTCGTCGCCATCAATTGCGCCGCCATTCCGCGCGACCTGATGGAGAGCGAATTGTTCGGCGTGGTGCGCGGGGCCTTTACCGGAGCGCATGACGACCGCAAGGGCGCGGCTGAACTGGCCGATGGCGGCACGCTGTTTCTCGACGAGGTCGGGGAAATGGACCTGTCGCTGCAATCGAAACTGCTGCGATTCCTGCAAACCGGGATGCTGTCGCGGGTGGGCGAGACGGCGGCGCGCAAGGTCGATGTGCGGGTGATCTGCGCCACCAATCGCAATCCGATGCAGCTCATCGCCGAGCGGAAATTCCGCGAGGACCTGTTCTATCGCCTGCATGTGCTGCCCATTCACCTGCCGCCGCTGCGGCAGCGGCCCAGCGACATCCTGGTGCTGGCCCGGCATTTCCTCGCCCGCTATGCGCGCGAGGAACACAAGAGCTTCGCCGGCTTCACCCAGGAAGCGGCGCAGCAGCTCACGGCCGCCGACTGGCCGGGCAATGTGCGGCAATTGCAGAACCTCATCCGCCGCATGGTGGTGATGTTTGATGGCGGCGATATCGGCGCGGCCATGCTCCGGGCCGCCGATATCGAATCCCAGGCCATGATGCCGGCGCCGGTGGAAGCGCCGCGCGCCGACCAGCGCCCGGCCATCCTGCCCATGTGGCGGCAGGAACAGCGCATCATCGAAGACGCCATCGCCGCCTTTGGCGGCAATATCTCGCTGGCCGCCGCGGCGCTGGAAATCAGCCCGTCCACCATTTACCGCAAACGGCAGGGCTGGGCCGGCCTGGCGGCGGCGGGCTAA
- the groL gene encoding chaperonin GroEL (60 kDa chaperone family; promotes refolding of misfolded polypeptides especially under stressful conditions; forms two stacked rings of heptamers to form a barrel-shaped 14mer; ends can be capped by GroES; misfolded proteins enter the barrel where they are refolded when GroES binds), giving the protein MAAKEVKFSTEARDKMLRGVNVLANAVKVTLGPKGRNVVIEKSFGAPRITKDGVSVAKEIELEDKFENLGAQLLRSVASKTNDVAGDGTTTATVLGQAIVVEGVKAVAAGFNPMDLKRGIDLAVAEVVESLKASAKGITSSSEVAQVGTISANGESSIGDMIAEAMQKVGNEGVITVEEAKTAETELDVVEGMQFDRGYLSPYFVTNTEKMTATLEDPYILLHEKKLSNLQAILPILEAVVQSQRPLLIIAEDVDGEALPTLVVNRLRAGLKVAAVKAPGFGDRRKAMLEDIAVLTGGQVISEDLGIKLENVTLDMLGTAKRVEITKENTTIVDGAGTQEDIQARVGQIKAQIEETTSDYDREKLQERLAKLAGGVAVIRVGGSTEVEVKERKDRVDDALNATRAAVEEGIVPGGGVALLRASNALKVKGANADQEAGIAIVRRALQEPARCIANNAGAEGSVVVAKVLENNSATFGYNAATDEYGDLVALGVIDPVKVVRHALQDAASVASLLITTEATIVEAPKEAAPAMPGGGGMGGMGGMDF; this is encoded by the coding sequence ATGGCCGCCAAGGAAGTCAAATTCTCCACCGAGGCCCGCGACAAGATGCTGCGCGGCGTCAATGTCCTCGCCAATGCGGTGAAGGTCACGCTCGGCCCCAAGGGCCGCAACGTCGTCATCGAAAAGTCGTTCGGCGCCCCGCGCATCACCAAGGACGGCGTGTCGGTCGCCAAGGAAATCGAACTGGAAGACAAGTTCGAGAACCTGGGCGCCCAGCTGCTGCGTTCGGTCGCCTCCAAGACCAATGATGTTGCCGGCGACGGCACCACCACCGCCACCGTTCTGGGCCAGGCCATCGTCGTCGAAGGCGTCAAGGCCGTCGCCGCCGGCTTCAACCCGATGGATCTGAAGCGCGGCATCGACCTGGCCGTGGCCGAGGTCGTCGAATCGCTCAAGGCTTCGGCCAAGGGCATCACCTCCTCCTCCGAAGTCGCCCAGGTCGGCACCATTTCGGCCAATGGCGAAAGCTCCATCGGCGACATGATCGCCGAGGCGATGCAGAAGGTCGGCAATGAGGGTGTCATCACCGTCGAGGAAGCCAAGACCGCCGAGACCGAACTCGACGTCGTCGAAGGCATGCAGTTCGACCGCGGTTACCTGTCGCCCTATTTCGTCACCAATACCGAAAAGATGACGGCGACCCTCGAGGACCCGTATATCCTGCTGCACGAAAAGAAGCTCTCCAACCTGCAGGCCATCCTGCCGATCCTGGAAGCCGTCGTTCAGTCCCAGCGCCCGCTGCTGATCATCGCCGAAGACGTCGATGGCGAAGCGCTGCCGACCCTGGTGGTCAACCGCCTGCGCGCCGGCCTCAAGGTCGCCGCCGTCAAGGCTCCGGGCTTCGGTGACCGCCGCAAGGCCATGCTGGAAGACATCGCCGTCCTCACCGGCGGCCAGGTGATTTCCGAAGATCTCGGCATCAAGCTCGAAAACGTGACCCTGGACATGCTCGGCACCGCCAAGCGCGTCGAGATCACCAAGGAAAACACCACCATCGTCGATGGCGCCGGCACCCAGGAAGACATCCAGGCCCGCGTTGGCCAGATCAAGGCGCAGATCGAGGAAACCACCTCGGACTACGACCGCGAGAAGCTGCAGGAACGCCTGGCCAAGCTGGCCGGCGGTGTCGCCGTGATCCGCGTCGGCGGCTCCACGGAAGTGGAAGTCAAGGAGCGCAAGGACCGCGTCGACGACGCGCTGAACGCGACCCGCGCCGCCGTTGAAGAAGGCATCGTGCCGGGTGGTGGCGTTGCCCTGCTCCGCGCCTCGAACGCCCTCAAGGTCAAGGGCGCCAATGCCGACCAGGAAGCCGGCATCGCCATCGTGCGCCGCGCCCTGCAGGAGCCGGCGCGCTGCATCGCCAACAATGCCGGCGCCGAAGGTTCGGTCGTGGTGGCCAAGGTTCTCGAGAACAACTCGGCGACCTTCGGCTATAACGCCGCCACCGACGAATATGGCGACCTGGTTGCCCTGGGCGTCATCGACCCGGTCAAGGTCGTGCGGCATGCCCTTCAGGACGCCGCTTCGGTGGCCTCGCTGCTGATCACCACCGAGGCGACCATCGTGGAAGCCCCGAAGGAAGCAGCTCCGGCAATGCCGGGCGGCGGCGGCATGGGCGGCATGGGCGGCATGGATTTCTAA
- a CDS encoding EAL domain-containing protein, whose amino-acid sequence MQALVYSFIALAAAGIGALAYFALTFTPANAILAALVFGCAGVVAMERTLRIRAENRLERAIGDLSRLLATDAQAGAVLGQRINAIADTNPGPRLEAVEADISVLGTVIRQVAEAVADMEVKVARSGVRYDPSSGSAGPIMAAPGPARPAPRAKEPVIPLETLRQAVADNRLVFHIQPILRLPHRRAIAYDLVPRLLLEDGELADAPDFMPRRGGYEVLRHIEGTALVEAVAIARRARTSGAPLVLHVPLSRATLGDGVAAEQMLVVLDANRAILEGLTFLIEEAEWQALTGQDRAVIDQMARKGAGFSLAGMTSLRIDMAELAALGLRSLRVDAAELIEAPAAFTDFHLSDIADYLARFDVTLLATGIADERQIVELLDNGILLVQGDYIAAPGPVRQDLSLDANRTITPQLRRV is encoded by the coding sequence GTGCAGGCATTGGTTTATTCGTTCATTGCGCTCGCCGCCGCCGGAATAGGGGCATTGGCCTATTTCGCGCTGACATTCACGCCGGCCAATGCGATTCTGGCCGCGCTGGTTTTCGGCTGTGCCGGCGTGGTCGCGATGGAGCGGACCTTGCGCATCCGCGCCGAGAACCGGCTGGAGCGCGCCATCGGGGACTTGTCGCGCCTGCTCGCCACCGACGCCCAGGCCGGCGCCGTGCTCGGCCAGCGCATCAATGCCATCGCCGATACCAATCCCGGCCCGCGCCTGGAAGCCGTGGAAGCCGATATTTCCGTGCTCGGCACCGTCATTCGGCAGGTCGCCGAGGCGGTGGCCGATATGGAGGTCAAGGTCGCCAGATCCGGCGTCCGCTACGATCCGTCATCGGGCAGTGCCGGCCCGATAATGGCCGCGCCCGGCCCGGCCCGTCCGGCGCCGCGCGCCAAGGAGCCGGTCATTCCGCTCGAAACCCTGCGCCAGGCCGTGGCCGATAACAGGCTGGTCTTCCACATCCAGCCTATATTGCGCCTGCCGCATCGCCGCGCCATCGCCTATGATCTGGTTCCCAGGCTACTGCTCGAAGACGGCGAACTGGCCGACGCGCCCGACTTCATGCCCCGGCGCGGCGGCTATGAGGTGCTGCGCCATATCGAGGGCACGGCTTTGGTCGAGGCGGTCGCCATTGCCCGCCGCGCCCGCACCAGCGGCGCGCCGCTGGTTCTGCATGTGCCGCTTTCGCGCGCCACCCTGGGCGATGGCGTCGCTGCCGAGCAGATGCTGGTCGTTCTCGACGCCAACCGCGCCATTCTGGAGGGCCTCACCTTCCTTATCGAGGAAGCGGAATGGCAGGCCCTGACCGGGCAGGATCGGGCCGTCATCGACCAGATGGCGCGCAAGGGCGCCGGCTTCTCGCTTGCCGGAATGACCTCGCTCCGGATCGACATGGCCGAGCTGGCTGCCCTCGGCCTGCGCTCGCTGCGCGTCGACGCCGCCGAACTCATCGAAGCGCCCGCCGCCTTCACCGATTTCCATCTGTCCGACATCGCCGATTATCTGGCGCGCTTCGACGTCACCCTGCTGGCCACCGGCATTGCCGACGAACGGCAGATCGTCGAATTGCTCGATAACGGCATCCTGCTGGTCCAGGGCGATTATATCGCCGCCCCCGGTCCCGTCCGTCAGGACCTCTCGCTGGACGCCAACCGCACCATCACCCCGCAATTGCGCCGGGTATAG
- a CDS encoding methyl-accepting chemotaxis protein: MTKQIKLALKLPAMVVGIALLTGASLGAAAYFSGDAIVTAQAEQRLKAGAENANAALQAYLGEVAQDLTLFAGRKDVSGALTSFAGAYKSLAAQGDPADLLQQAYIADNPHPPGERKLLESSNSLLVYDLNHRPQHTEFRALLETRGYNDVFLFDIEANNVYSVQKDSDFGTGFAEGAGPWAGSDLGEAVRAAMSGEAGSVFLTDFAHYGPNDGAASFIAAPVINQGMLAGVLAYQMPIGRIGELLARTKGLGDSGEVYLVGQDGLVRNDSPKTEGDDALVVALGGDVVSAALAGTEGLGSIDFGGARYIAAATPISFGGADWAVVALESADDILAPSASLRNTLLLIGGVLLALAAVTSLLIARTITRPVGRLTQAMSDIAGNDLETEVPGLGRSDELGEMAEAVEVFRQNGIRIAELRQAEDSMNQERAMQVRMVEALQQDIDRVVGAAIDGDFSLRAETALPDPELRRLAENVNELLATVERGIGETGTVLAALARADLSLRVTGDYKGAFGRLKTNTNGVAEQLGEIVTRLRQTSGALKTATGEILAGANDLSERTTRQAATIEETSAAMEQLRHVVAENADHAQEASAKARDVSAEAEASGAVMSEANQAMERITQSSSKISNIIGLIDDIAFQTNLLALNASVEAARAGEAGKGFAVVAVEVRRLAQSAAQASSEVKVLVEQSASEVNGGSRLVAQAAERLVNVQTGIGANAALLEGMARASREQAASIEEVNLAVRQLDEMTQHNAALVEETNAAIEQTEAQAGELDRVIGGFTLSRGEAVSADEEAGARGLFGTLAKKVAGMGRR, translated from the coding sequence GTGACCAAGCAAATCAAACTCGCGCTGAAGCTGCCGGCCATGGTGGTCGGCATCGCCCTGCTGACCGGCGCCAGCCTGGGCGCGGCGGCCTATTTCAGCGGCGATGCCATCGTCACCGCCCAGGCCGAGCAGCGGCTCAAGGCCGGGGCGGAAAACGCCAATGCGGCCTTGCAGGCCTATCTGGGCGAAGTGGCGCAGGACCTGACATTGTTCGCCGGGCGCAAGGACGTGTCGGGCGCGCTCACCTCCTTTGCCGGGGCTTATAAATCGCTCGCCGCGCAGGGCGATCCGGCGGACTTGCTGCAACAGGCCTATATCGCCGACAATCCGCATCCGCCGGGTGAGCGGAAATTGCTGGAAAGCTCCAATTCGCTGCTGGTCTATGATCTCAATCATCGCCCGCAGCATACCGAATTCCGCGCCCTGCTGGAGACGCGGGGCTATAACGATGTCTTCCTGTTCGATATCGAAGCCAACAATGTCTATTCGGTGCAGAAGGACAGCGATTTCGGCACCGGCTTCGCCGAGGGCGCCGGGCCCTGGGCCGGCAGCGATCTGGGCGAGGCGGTGCGCGCGGCAATGAGCGGCGAGGCCGGCAGCGTATTCCTGACCGATTTCGCCCATTATGGCCCCAATGACGGCGCGGCGAGCTTCATCGCGGCGCCGGTGATCAACCAGGGCATGCTGGCGGGCGTGCTCGCCTATCAGATGCCCATCGGCCGCATCGGCGAGCTTCTGGCCCGCACCAAGGGCCTGGGCGATAGCGGTGAAGTCTATCTCGTGGGCCAGGACGGGCTGGTGCGCAACGATTCGCCCAAGACCGAGGGCGACGATGCCCTGGTGGTGGCGCTGGGCGGCGACGTGGTCTCGGCGGCGCTGGCCGGCACGGAAGGGCTGGGCTCCATCGATTTCGGCGGTGCGCGCTATATCGCGGCGGCGACGCCGATCTCCTTCGGCGGCGCGGACTGGGCCGTGGTGGCGCTGGAAAGTGCCGATGACATCCTGGCGCCCTCGGCCTCGCTGCGCAACACGCTGCTGCTGATCGGCGGGGTGCTGCTGGCGCTGGCGGCGGTAACGAGCCTCCTGATCGCCCGCACCATCACCCGGCCGGTGGGGCGGCTGACCCAGGCGATGAGCGACATTGCCGGCAACGATCTGGAAACCGAAGTGCCGGGCCTGGGCCGCAGCGACGAATTGGGCGAGATGGCCGAAGCGGTGGAAGTGTTCCGCCAGAACGGCATCAGGATCGCCGAATTGCGCCAGGCCGAGGACAGCATGAACCAAGAGCGCGCCATGCAGGTGCGCATGGTCGAGGCGCTGCAACAGGATATCGACCGGGTGGTGGGCGCAGCCATCGATGGCGACTTCTCGCTGCGGGCGGAAACCGCCCTGCCCGATCCCGAACTCCGGCGGCTGGCCGAGAATGTCAACGAATTGCTGGCGACGGTGGAGCGCGGCATCGGCGAGACCGGCACGGTGCTGGCCGCCCTGGCCAGGGCCGATCTCAGCCTGCGGGTGACCGGCGATTACAAGGGCGCTTTCGGCCGGCTGAAGACCAATACCAATGGGGTGGCCGAGCAATTGGGCGAGATCGTCACCCGGCTGCGCCAGACCTCGGGGGCGCTCAAGACCGCGACCGGCGAAATCCTGGCCGGGGCCAACGATCTGTCCGAGCGCACGACAAGGCAGGCCGCGACCATCGAGGAAACCTCGGCGGCGATGGAGCAATTGCGCCATGTCGTGGCCGAGAACGCCGATCACGCCCAGGAGGCCAGCGCCAAGGCGCGCGATGTCTCGGCCGAGGCCGAAGCCAGCGGCGCGGTGATGAGCGAAGCCAATCAGGCCATGGAGCGGATCACCCAATCCTCGTCCAAGATTTCCAATATTATCGGGCTGATCGACGATATCGCCTTCCAGACCAACCTTTTGGCGCTCAATGCCTCGGTCGAGGCGGCGCGGGCCGGCGAGGCCGGCAAGGGCTTTGCCGTGGTGGCGGTGGAAGTGCGAAGGCTGGCGCAGTCGGCGGCGCAGGCCTCCTCGGAGGTCAAGGTGCTGGTCGAGCAGAGCGCCAGCGAGGTCAATGGCGGCTCGCGCCTGGTGGCGCAGGCGGCGGAGCGGCTGGTGAATGTGCAGACCGGCATCGGCGCCAATGCGGCGCTGCTGGAAGGCATGGCCCGGGCCAGCCGCGAACAGGCCGCCTCGATCGAAGAGGTGAACCTGGCCGTGCGCCAGCTCGACGAGATGACGCAGCACAATGCCGCCCTGGTGGAAGAAACCAATGCCGCCATCGAGCAGACCGAGGCGCAGGCCGGCGAACTCGACCGCGTGATCGGCGGCTTCACGCTGTCGCGCGGCGAAGCCGTGAGCGCGGACGAGGAAGCGGGCGCACGCGGCTTGTTCGGGACGCTGGCCAAGAAGGTCGCGGGCATGGGGCGGCGCTGA
- a CDS encoding DMT family transporter: MSAAEIDAKRQSSRVSEPLRGIVLKVASVCCFVVMATMLKATQTVPAGEMVFFRSFFALLPVLVWLVGRGRLADAFATKRPLGHVVRGLVGVGSMSLGFFALTRLPLPEATVIQYASPLLIVIFSAVLLRERVYLFRWTAVLIGLVGVLIILWPRLTVFSGQSTAEDAEAIGALAAFTAAILSAFAMLQVRTLVQTERTETIVTYFFISASVLSLLTLPFGWVWPSPQQAALLVGAGIVGGIGQLLLTSCYRYADMSVIAPFEYVSLILTIIIGFFIFADIPTLPMLVGSVIIVASGIAVILRERQLGLDRSRDKEASTP; this comes from the coding sequence ATGTCTGCCGCTGAGATCGACGCCAAGCGCCAGTCCAGTCGGGTGAGTGAACCATTGCGCGGCATCGTGCTCAAAGTGGCATCGGTCTGCTGCTTCGTGGTCATGGCCACCATGCTCAAAGCCACGCAAACCGTGCCGGCGGGCGAAATGGTGTTCTTCCGGTCCTTCTTCGCGCTGCTTCCGGTTCTCGTCTGGCTGGTCGGGCGCGGGCGCCTCGCCGATGCCTTCGCCACCAAGAGACCGCTGGGCCATGTCGTGCGCGGCCTGGTCGGCGTCGGCTCGATGAGCCTGGGCTTTTTCGCCCTGACCCGCCTGCCGCTGCCGGAAGCGACGGTCATCCAATATGCCTCCCCGCTGCTGATCGTCATTTTTTCGGCGGTGCTGCTGCGCGAGCGCGTCTATCTCTTCCGCTGGACCGCGGTGCTGATCGGGCTGGTCGGGGTCCTCATCATTCTCTGGCCGCGGCTCACCGTCTTTTCCGGGCAATCCACCGCCGAGGACGCCGAGGCCATCGGCGCCCTGGCCGCTTTTACCGCGGCGATCCTGTCGGCCTTCGCCATGTTGCAGGTCCGCACCCTGGTACAGACCGAGCGCACCGAAACCATCGTCACCTATTTCTTCATCAGCGCCAGCGTGCTGAGCCTGCTCACCCTGCCATTCGGCTGGGTCTGGCCCAGTCCGCAACAGGCCGCCCTGCTGGTCGGGGCGGGCATTGTCGGCGGTATCGGCCAATTGCTGCTCACCTCCTGCTATCGCTACGCCGATATGTCGGTGATCGCCCCGTTCGAATATGTGTCGCTGATCCTCACCATCATCATCGGCTTCTTCATCTTCGCCGATATCCCGACATTGCCCATGCTGGTCGGCAGCGTCATCATCGTCGCCTCCGGCATCGCCGTCATCCTGCGCGAACGCCAATTGGGCCTCGACCGCTCCCGCGACAAGGAAGCCTCGACGCCCTGA
- a CDS encoding co-chaperone GroES, producing the protein MGFRPLHDRVVVRRVDSEEKTKGGIIIPDTAKEKPSEGVIVSVGPGARDENGKINALDVKAGDHVLFGKWSGTEVKLDGEDLIIMKESDIMGVIEA; encoded by the coding sequence ATGGGCTTCCGTCCCCTACATGACCGCGTCGTCGTCCGTCGCGTCGACAGTGAAGAAAAGACCAAGGGCGGGATCATCATCCCCGATACCGCCAAGGAAAAGCCCTCCGAGGGCGTGATCGTTTCCGTGGGCCCCGGCGCCCGCGACGAAAACGGCAAGATCAATGCGCTGGACGTCAAGGCCGGCGATCACGTGCTGTTCGGCAAGTGGAGCGGCACCGAGGTCAAGCTTGATGGCGAAGACCTGATCATCATGAAGGAAAGCGACATCATGGGTGTGATCGAAGCCTAA
- a CDS encoding DUF427 domain-containing protein: MADSPLAAPAIQPVPGRVHIVFDDAEIASSTRALRLERPGGKDLVFVPLDDVHPGILEASETSRDDDGPGVAHFYNIKTLTADGVDEAWYYPYAEGPFAPIRDLLTFGGDRIRVEVTEV, from the coding sequence ATGGCCGACAGCCCTCTTGCCGCTCCCGCGATCCAGCCCGTTCCCGGCCGGGTCCATATTGTCTTCGACGACGCGGAGATTGCCAGCTCGACCCGGGCATTGCGGCTGGAACGGCCGGGCGGCAAAGATCTGGTCTTCGTGCCGCTGGACGATGTCCATCCCGGCATTCTCGAGGCCTCGGAAACCAGCCGCGACGACGACGGCCCCGGCGTCGCGCATTTCTACAACATCAAGACCCTCACCGCCGATGGCGTCGACGAAGCCTGGTATTATCCCTATGCCGAGGGGCCTTTCGCCCCCATCCGCGACCTGCTGACCTTTGGCGGCGACCGTATCCGCGTGGAGGTCACGGAGGTTTAG
- a CDS encoding TIGR01459 family HAD-type hydrolase produces the protein MTSPLPTISGLSDLSGRYDAVLSDVWGVIHNGVAAFPEAVEALRNFRQAGGKVVLITNAPRPSAPLIAMLDRLGVPRDAYDAIVSSGDATRSMIAKYRGRAIHHVGPPTEDDALYEGLDLRRTGAEEAEVVVVTDLDTDDDNPEMYRERARLWLSRKLPMICANPDRVVEHGDQIIYCGGALGDLYAAMGGMVHMAGKPYQPIYEEAYRLAEEAAGKSLDKSRVLAIGDSVRTDATGAAQFGIDLLFITGSIHAAELDAFGKPDPQAIADLIAPSRARTAGYLPRLAW, from the coding sequence ATGACCTCGCCGTTGCCCACCATTTCCGGCCTTTCCGATCTCTCCGGCCGCTACGATGCGGTGCTGAGCGATGTCTGGGGCGTCATCCATAATGGTGTCGCCGCCTTCCCCGAAGCGGTCGAGGCCCTGCGCAATTTCCGCCAGGCCGGCGGCAAGGTCGTGCTGATCACCAATGCGCCGCGTCCTTCGGCGCCGCTCATCGCCATGCTCGACCGGCTCGGCGTGCCGCGCGACGCCTATGATGCCATCGTGTCCTCGGGCGACGCCACGCGTTCCATGATTGCCAAATATCGCGGCCGGGCCATTCACCATGTCGGCCCGCCCACCGAGGACGACGCGCTCTATGAAGGCCTCGATCTGCGCCGCACCGGGGCCGAGGAAGCCGAAGTGGTGGTGGTCACCGATCTCGATACCGACGACGACAATCCCGAAATGTACCGCGAGCGCGCCAGGCTGTGGCTGTCGCGCAAGCTGCCGATGATCTGCGCCAATCCCGACCGGGTGGTCGAGCATGGCGACCAGATCATCTATTGCGGCGGCGCTCTGGGCGATCTCTATGCCGCCATGGGCGGCATGGTGCATATGGCCGGCAAGCCCTATCAGCCGATCTACGAGGAAGCCTATCGCCTCGCCGAGGAAGCGGCCGGCAAAAGCCTCGACAAATCCCGCGTCCTGGCCATCGGCGACAGCGTGCGCACCGACGCCACCGGCGCGGCGCAGTTCGGCATCGACCTGCTGTTCATCACCGGCTCCATCCATGCCGCCGAACTCGACGCCTTCGGCAAGCCCGATCCGCAGGCCATTGCCGATCTCATCGCCCCCAGCCGCGCCCGCACCGCCGGCTATCTGCCCCGCCTCGCGTGGTGA
- a CDS encoding TSUP family transporter, whose protein sequence is MLDPLLLLALMAVGMLAGFVDAIAGGGGMITVPALLSAGLPPVAALATNKMQSAVGTGMAVITYWRRGFVALHNLIPAIALTFAGSLLGALAVSNVDVSLLNIAVPVALIGIALYFLFAPKLSDADSAARLPFGPFVPLMGFAIGFYDGLFGPGTGAFFTMGFVVFFGLGLTRATGSTKALNFISNLAALVIFIPGGHVVWPVAIVMALGQLIGGYIGARTGIRYGARIIRPLVVVVSIAMALKLLFFP, encoded by the coding sequence ATGCTCGATCCCCTGCTCCTGCTCGCTCTCATGGCCGTCGGCATGCTGGCCGGCTTCGTCGACGCCATTGCCGGGGGCGGGGGCATGATCACCGTGCCGGCCCTGCTCTCGGCCGGCCTGCCGCCGGTGGCGGCCCTGGCGACCAACAAGATGCAGAGCGCGGTCGGCACCGGCATGGCGGTGATCACCTATTGGCGGCGCGGCTTCGTCGCCCTGCACAATCTGATACCGGCCATCGCCCTCACCTTTGCCGGCAGCCTGCTGGGGGCCCTGGCCGTCAGCAATGTCGACGTCTCCTTGCTCAATATCGCCGTCCCCGTCGCCCTGATCGGCATCGCGCTCTATTTCCTGTTCGCCCCCAAGCTCTCCGACGCGGACAGCGCAGCGCGCCTGCCCTTCGGCCCGTTCGTGCCGCTGATGGGCTTTGCCATCGGCTTTTACGACGGGCTTTTCGGTCCCGGCACCGGCGCCTTCTTCACCATGGGCTTCGTGGTGTTTTTCGGCCTCGGCCTGACCCGCGCTACCGGCAGCACCAAGGCACTGAATTTCATCTCCAACCTTGCCGCCCTGGTAATCTTCATCCCCGGCGGCCACGTGGTCTGGCCGGTCGCCATCGTCATGGCGCTGGGCCAGCTGATCGGCGGCTATATCGGCGCTCGCACCGGCATCCGCTACGGAGCCAGGATTATTCGCCCGCTGGTCGTCGTGGTCTCTATCGCCATGGCGCTGAAACTGCTGTTCTTCCCATAG